The following proteins come from a genomic window of Miscanthus floridulus cultivar M001 chromosome 2, ASM1932011v1, whole genome shotgun sequence:
- the LOC136540915 gene encoding probable phospholipase A2 homolog 2 has protein sequence MASVLAFSRCSLLLVLLLATASQALNVGDLLGTAPSGSQDCSRTCESSFCRVPPLLRYGKYCGILYSGCPGEKPCDALDACCMVHDHCVATHDNDYLNTRCNENLLSCLDRVSPAGPTFPGNECGVGQTASVIRGVIESAVLAGKILHKRDDGQ, from the exons ATGGCATCCGTTCTCGCCTTCTCTCGGTGTTCGCTGCTGCTTGTCCTCCTGCTGGCGACGGCGTCACAGGCCCTCAACGTCGGCGACCTGCTCGGGACAGCGCCTTCG GGGAGCCAGGATTGTAGCCGGACGTGCGAATCATCGTTCTGCAGAG TCCCGCCGCTGCTGAGGTACGGGAAGTACTGCGGGATCCTGTACAGCGGCTGCCCCGGCGAGAAGCCCTGCGACGCCCTCGACGCCTGCTGCATGGTCCACGACCACTGCGTCGCCACCCACGACA ATGACTACCTGAACACGCGGTGCAACGAGAACCTGCTGAGCTGCCTCGACAGGGTGAGCCCGGCGGGGCCGACGTTCCCGGGGAACGAGTGCGGCGTCGGCCAGACGGCGTCCGTCATACGTGGGGTCATCGAGTCGGCAGTGCTCGCGGGCAAGATCCTTCACAAGCGCGACGACGGCCAGTAG